A genomic region of Candidatus Omnitrophota bacterium contains the following coding sequences:
- a CDS encoding thiamine-phosphate pyrophosphorylase, with the protein MKKKNLLRILDANINRTKEGLRVCEDILRFLIAKKELTFSFKRLRHQINKVLEKYSFLSKKALLKYRSPRYDVGRNLNSERIKKNIVDLFFANIQRVEEALRVLEELSKIFDQKTEAEFRRLRFRTYYLEKKASKFILRYEGKKHF; encoded by the coding sequence ATGAAAAAAAAGAATTTACTTCGCATACTGGATGCAAACATAAATCGGACAAAGGAAGGACTGCGTGTATGTGAGGATATCCTGCGGTTTTTAATCGCTAAGAAAGAACTCACCTTTTCCTTTAAAAGATTACGCCATCAGATAAATAAAGTTTTAGAAAAATATAGTTTTTTATCAAAGAAAGCTTTGCTCAAATATAGGAGTCCGCGATACGATGTAGGAAGGAATCTAAATAGTGAAAGAATTAAAAAGAATATCGTTGATTTATTCTTTGCTAACATACAAAGAGTGGAAGAGGCTTTAAGGGTATTAGAAGAGCTTTCAAAAATATTCGATCAAAAAACAGAAGCTGAATTTAGAAGATTGAGATTTCGTACATACTATTTAGAAAAAAAAGCATCGAAATTTATCTTACGCTATGAGGGGAAAAAACATTTTTAG
- the thiE gene encoding thiamine phosphate synthase, whose protein sequence is MRGKNIFRHSLYAILDLDLPYLKKDPFSLTKDLICGGIDILQLRAKSLSGNYLVDIGMKIKKITKKKKVIFIINDRVDIAKAIDADGVHLGQEDLPVNLARRILGKNKIIGLSTHNLYQAKRAQLQDIDYISVGPVFKSPTKPNLKPLGIETLRKIIEIVNLPIVAIGGINLRNIQLVLSSGVESIALISAILRTREIVSKVKLFKRLITNSAYGNL, encoded by the coding sequence ATGAGGGGAAAAAACATTTTTAGACACTCTTTGTATGCTATCCTCGATTTAGATTTACCATATTTAAAGAAAGACCCTTTTTCTTTAACCAAAGATTTGATTTGTGGAGGAATAGACATATTGCAACTTAGGGCAAAATCGTTATCCGGGAATTATCTGGTTGACATAGGAATGAAAATTAAAAAGATCACCAAGAAGAAAAAGGTAATTTTTATAATTAATGACCGAGTAGACATTGCTAAAGCGATAGATGCAGACGGAGTCCACTTGGGCCAAGAAGATCTGCCTGTAAATTTAGCCAGGAGAATTTTAGGGAAAAACAAAATTATTGGTCTTTCTACTCATAACCTATACCAAGCCAAGAGAGCTCAGTTACAAGATATTGACTATATAAGCGTAGGGCCTGTTTTTAAAAGCCCTACCAAACCAAATCTTAAACCTTTAGGGATAGAAACCTTAAGAAAAATAATAGAAATTGTTAACCTCCCTATTGTAGCCATAGGCGGGATCAATTTAAGAAATATCCAACTTGTCCTCTCATCGGGTGTAGAATCGATTGCTTTAATCAGCGCTATATTAAGAACCAGAGAAATTGTCAGTAAGGTTAAATTATTCAAGCGGTTAATAACCAATTCTGCATATGGAAATTTATAA
- the rfaE2 gene encoding D-glycero-beta-D-manno-heptose 1-phosphate adenylyltransferase: MITNKLKTLAQINRLVSVLRKRNKKIVFTNGCFDILHYGHLKYLEEAKKNGDILIVGVNTDSSVKALKGKSRPINKCRDRIALLAGLECVDYCLAFKEKTPIKIIKVIKPDILVKGSDWKKEDIVGYKFVTAYGGKVKTIKFEKGYSTTNIIKKIIDNEKKEFTSHTGCKHKSDKGRTACM; encoded by the coding sequence ATGATTACAAACAAATTAAAGACACTTGCCCAGATAAATAGATTGGTCTCCGTTCTGAGAAAAAGAAATAAAAAAATCGTTTTCACTAATGGATGTTTTGACATTCTTCACTACGGACATCTTAAATATCTGGAAGAGGCAAAAAAAAATGGAGATATTTTAATAGTAGGAGTCAATACTGATTCTTCAGTAAAGGCCCTAAAAGGAAAATCTCGTCCCATTAATAAGTGCAGAGACAGAATTGCACTATTGGCGGGCTTGGAATGTGTAGATTACTGCTTGGCCTTCAAAGAAAAAACACCTATAAAAATTATAAAAGTAATAAAACCCGATATTTTGGTTAAAGGAAGCGATTGGAAAAAAGAAGATATAGTAGGATATAAATTTGTTACTGCTTACGGAGGAAAAGTAAAAACAATTAAATTTGAAAAAGGTTATTCAACAACTAATATTATAAAGAAGATTATAGACAATGAAAAAAAAGAATTTACTTCGCATACTGGATGCAAACATAAATCGGACAAAGGAAGGACTGCGTGTATGTGA
- a CDS encoding D-sedoheptulose 7-phosphate isomerase → MKKNREKISLWIKDSIELKDKILKEQINNISEIGNIMISCLRKGGKIIFFGNGGSAADAQHIAAELVGRFRRERKALSAISLTTDTSVITAIANDYNFKDIFVRQLQAIAKKGDVAFGISTSGNSDNVFEGLIIAKHLGLTTVSLTGKNGGKIARISDYNINIPSEHTAHIQEAHITIGHILCELIEENFVK, encoded by the coding sequence ATGAAAAAAAATAGAGAAAAAATATCCCTCTGGATAAAAGATTCAATAGAGCTAAAAGATAAAATCCTCAAGGAGCAAATAAATAATATATCAGAGATAGGCAATATAATGATCTCTTGTTTAAGAAAAGGGGGGAAGATAATTTTCTTTGGCAACGGCGGAAGCGCCGCTGATGCACAACACATTGCCGCAGAATTAGTTGGCAGATTCAGACGAGAAAGAAAGGCATTATCCGCCATATCTCTCACTACGGACACTTCAGTAATTACTGCTATTGCTAATGACTATAACTTCAAGGATATTTTTGTGCGCCAACTCCAAGCAATAGCCAAAAAAGGAGACGTCGCTTTCGGAATTTCTACAAGCGGAAACTCCGATAATGTTTTTGAAGGACTAATTATCGCAAAACATCTGGGTTTGACTACTGTTTCGCTGACTGGTAAAAATGGAGGTAAAATTGCCCGTATTAGTGACTACAATATAAATATCCCCTCGGAACACACCGCCCATATACAAGAAGCACACATTACCATAGGACACATCCTTTGTGAGTTGATTGAGGAAAATTTTGTTAAATGA
- the thiC gene encoding phosphomethylpyrimidine synthase ThiC, with amino-acid sequence MEIYKNISLLEKISHKEKVSIRLLQEKLKKGTVVIPFNNKRKIVNPCAIGEGMRVKVNVNLGNSWDNNGVKEEIKKLEISIKYEADTVMDLSTGKNIREIRKAILDNSTIPVGTVPIYEAAIKAMNEKGNISSMTAQGIMRTIEEQAKDGVDFFTIHCGLNKRTLEVFSKQKRIMDIVSRGGAILLNWMIATKKDNPLYEHFDDILDIAKNYGIVLSLGDSLRPGSIIDATDRAQIAELIVLGELTQKAREKGVQVIIEGPGHMTLDQIETNIVAEKKLCQGAPFYVLGPLVTDVALGYDHIAGAIGAAYAAYCGADFLCYVTPAEHLSLPTTEDVKEGLIAFKIAAHAGDLARGNKEAYKKDKNISVARRKRDWKQQFEFCLDPQKAKIYHYQGISKIKNVCSMCSKFCSIKLVDKCLKSLIK; translated from the coding sequence ATGGAAATTTATAAAAACATCTCCCTCTTGGAAAAAATTTCTCATAAAGAAAAAGTGTCTATAAGACTATTACAAGAAAAATTAAAGAAAGGAACAGTAGTTATTCCTTTTAATAATAAGAGAAAAATAGTTAATCCCTGTGCTATCGGAGAAGGAATGCGTGTAAAAGTAAACGTTAATCTTGGAAATTCTTGGGATAATAACGGAGTAAAAGAAGAAATCAAGAAATTAGAAATATCTATAAAATACGAGGCGGATACCGTAATGGACCTCTCTACGGGAAAAAATATAAGAGAAATCAGAAAGGCAATTTTGGATAATTCTACCATTCCTGTCGGCACGGTTCCTATTTATGAAGCAGCGATAAAGGCAATGAATGAAAAAGGTAATATCTCTTCGATGACAGCTCAAGGTATAATGCGCACAATAGAAGAACAGGCAAAAGACGGAGTGGATTTTTTTACCATTCATTGCGGATTAAATAAAAGAACTTTAGAAGTTTTCTCTAAACAGAAGAGGATAATGGATATTGTAAGTAGAGGAGGGGCTATTTTATTGAATTGGATGATAGCTACAAAAAAAGATAATCCTCTTTATGAACATTTTGACGATATACTGGACATTGCCAAAAATTATGGTATAGTTTTAAGTTTGGGGGACTCTCTCCGTCCCGGCTCAATAATCGATGCTACAGACCGTGCACAAATAGCAGAACTAATTGTACTTGGCGAATTGACTCAAAAAGCAAGGGAGAAAGGAGTCCAAGTCATCATCGAAGGGCCAGGACACATGACTTTAGACCAAATAGAAACAAACATAGTTGCCGAAAAGAAACTTTGTCAGGGAGCACCTTTTTACGTATTAGGCCCATTAGTCACCGATGTCGCCTTGGGGTATGACCATATAGCAGGGGCAATAGGAGCAGCTTACGCTGCTTATTGTGGTGCAGACTTTTTATGTTACGTAACTCCTGCAGAGCATCTGAGTTTACCTACTACTGAAGATGTTAAAGAAGGTCTGATTGCCTTCAAAATTGCCGCTCATGCCGGAGATCTTGCCAGAGGCAATAAAGAAGCTTACAAAAAAGACAAAAATATATCCGTAGCGAGAAGAAAAAGAGACTGGAAACAACAATTCGAATTCTGTCTTGACCCCCAGAAAGCAAAAATTTATCACTATCAAGGTATTTCTAAAATCAAAAATGTTTGTTCAATGTGTAGTAAATTTTGTTCAATTAAATTAGTGGACAAATGTCTTAAATCTTTAATAAAATGA